Proteins from one Calditrichota bacterium genomic window:
- a CDS encoding DUF4249 family protein — translation MKKVIIFLITTVLILSCGEGVVKVENVSYEPKIMVEGFLVPGKKVEKIRIMRNFKLNQSVDILDAIVNPLETEVTLKDEQSGLLYPLSLHIPDSIQDINGYYFEYNGSDLSIRHENSYTLEVKTEIDGQQLWTKSTTTVPPAGFSIKNVNFDSLKFGQQKGDGNFENFELTIERAEGLTFYVRTVRAMDNDSLSFIRNHLVAEFKQEDFEERKDDFSYNARWIQNTPDYPGESIIRLFWVHFFFYSEYEVIVYAADENYREFLQTYSRVQEFDGNFHEAKFNFEGDGIGVFGSVVPDTVYIKVTR, via the coding sequence TTGAAAAAAGTAATTATATTTTTAATAACTACTGTTCTCATCCTCTCCTGTGGTGAAGGTGTTGTTAAAGTTGAAAATGTAAGTTATGAGCCTAAAATAATGGTTGAGGGTTTTCTTGTACCCGGTAAGAAAGTTGAAAAAATCCGAATTATGAGAAATTTTAAACTTAACCAAAGCGTGGACATCCTTGATGCAATTGTTAACCCATTAGAAACAGAAGTAACACTAAAGGACGAGCAAAGCGGGTTGCTTTATCCTTTGTCCCTCCATATCCCGGATTCAATTCAAGATATTAATGGCTATTACTTTGAATACAATGGCAGCGATCTTTCAATTAGGCATGAAAATTCCTATACCCTTGAAGTAAAGACAGAAATCGATGGGCAGCAACTTTGGACAAAATCCACAACAACAGTTCCTCCCGCCGGGTTCAGCATAAAAAATGTTAATTTTGACAGCCTTAAATTTGGCCAGCAAAAAGGTGATGGCAATTTTGAAAATTTCGAGCTCACCATTGAACGGGCCGAAGGTTTAACTTTCTATGTGAGAACTGTCCGTGCCATGGATAATGACTCGTTAAGTTTTATTCGAAACCATCTGGTCGCGGAGTTTAAGCAAGAAGACTTTGAAGAACGGAAAGACGATTTTTCTTACAATGCCCGATGGATACAAAATACACCGGATTATCCCGGTGAAAGTATCATCCGCTTATTTTGGGTACATTTTTTCTTTTATTCAGAATATGAAGTTATCGTTTATGCTGCGGATGAAAATTACAGGGAGTTTTTACAAACCTATTCACGCGTACAGGAGTTTGACGGAAATTTCCATGAAGCAAAATTTAACTTTGAAGGTGATGGGATTGGTGTATTTGGCTCAGTTGTACCGGATACTGTTTATATAAAGGTGACTCGCTAA
- a CDS encoding GWxTD domain-containing protein: protein MEKILTLYRKLAILLYCLGEFFFNPLLAGQDIFVDYFTFQSSDVGKTHLELYFSLNNSKIQFIADGKEYTASVSSSLYIFNDLDQLVKKQSLDHELVCDSFNKTINSSITNYFKFKLDINPATYKAILVIEDKNKNSSVNHKMSLSIPDYWKDFALSSPQIFTSQEDYKIPNINHTVFHTMPQLKLYYESYNLEIDVYSQNLTVEYLLKNESGHVFQKQTQIVPVNQIKSGFKTTFSVEHLPGGNYSLQIIQKNNNNTASSNIPFTLIQSPTKIALRKYDRVLDELQYIANTKDLETLRKLDLNKRQEGIDSFWKRYDPTPLTKENELKNEYYTRIVQANKTFSLKQLSGFETDFGMILVLFGKPDKISGSAPTQVWHYNDLNLKFTFISIDERTAFNLVDRGQVFADYMPR, encoded by the coding sequence ATGGAAAAAATTTTAACTTTATACAGGAAGCTGGCAATTTTGCTTTATTGCCTCGGTGAGTTCTTTTTTAACCCACTGCTTGCCGGGCAGGATATTTTTGTCGATTACTTCACATTTCAATCTTCCGATGTTGGCAAAACTCATCTCGAGCTCTATTTTTCTTTAAATAATTCAAAAATCCAATTTATTGCAGATGGCAAAGAATATACAGCGTCTGTTTCTTCCTCTTTATATATATTTAATGATCTGGATCAACTTGTAAAAAAACAATCGCTTGATCATGAGCTGGTCTGCGATTCATTTAATAAAACAATAAACTCATCCATTACTAATTATTTTAAATTTAAACTGGATATTAATCCGGCTACTTATAAAGCCATATTGGTAATCGAAGACAAAAATAAAAACTCGTCTGTAAACCATAAAATGAGTTTATCAATACCTGATTATTGGAAAGACTTTGCTTTGAGCAGCCCACAAATTTTTACATCGCAGGAAGATTATAAAATACCCAATATTAACCACACTGTCTTCCATACGATGCCTCAATTAAAACTGTACTATGAGTCTTATAATTTGGAAATTGATGTTTATTCACAAAACCTTACAGTTGAATATCTATTAAAAAATGAATCCGGCCATGTCTTTCAAAAACAGACTCAGATAGTTCCGGTAAACCAAATAAAGTCGGGCTTTAAAACAACTTTTTCGGTGGAACACCTGCCTGGTGGTAATTATTCATTACAAATCATTCAAAAAAACAATAATAATACGGCATCCTCAAACATTCCATTTACATTGATCCAATCCCCAACAAAGATTGCCCTGCGGAAATATGACAGGGTATTAGATGAATTGCAATATATTGCCAATACCAAAGATTTAGAAACTTTGAGGAAGCTGGACTTGAATAAACGGCAGGAAGGGATCGATTCCTTTTGGAAAAGATATGATCCAACACCTTTGACTAAAGAAAATGAACTTAAAAATGAATACTATACCCGAATCGTGCAAGCCAATAAAACTTTTTCTTTAAAACAACTTTCTGGGTTTGAAACAGATTTTGGTATGATTTTAGTTTTGTTTGGTAAACCGGACAAAATATCGGGGAGTGCTCCAACGCAAGTATGGCACTACAATGATTTAAATCTAAAGTTTACATTTATTAGTATTGATGAGAGAACTGCTTTTAACCTTGTTGACAGAGGACAGGTTTTTGCAGATTATATGCCGAGGTAG
- a CDS encoding DinB family protein — protein sequence MKDYLNRFYNYILNFENELADFDPDLAKTKPAAEKWSPNEILGHLIDSAINNHRRFILMQLQDNMNFDGYDHLNWVELNGYNKKDWSDILDTWVTFNTNIIETLEEIPQQAWKKEFTDHTLDKIAWQSLPGSKAATMEYLVKDYFGHLVHHLKQVYALGNLAFPMQNSY from the coding sequence ATGAAAGATTATTTAAACCGCTTTTACAATTACATTTTAAATTTTGAAAATGAACTAGCTGACTTTGATCCAGATTTAGCCAAAACAAAACCAGCAGCAGAAAAATGGTCTCCGAATGAAATTTTAGGACATTTGATTGATTCTGCAATAAACAATCACCGTCGCTTTATTTTGATGCAGTTGCAGGATAATATGAATTTTGACGGTTATGACCATCTTAACTGGGTTGAACTGAACGGATACAATAAAAAAGACTGGAGCGATATTCTTGATACCTGGGTAACTTTTAATACAAACATTATCGAAACCCTGGAAGAAATCCCCCAACAAGCCTGGAAAAAAGAATTTACTGATCATACGCTGGATAAAATTGCATGGCAATCACTGCCTGGTTCCAAGGCAGCAACAATGGAATATTTAGTTAAAGATTATTTCGGTCATCTGGTTCATCATTTAAAGCAGGTTTATGCTTTGGGAAATTTAGCGTTTCCAATGCAAAATTCGTATTAA
- a CDS encoding glycosyltransferase family 4 protein, translating to MRIGIIIGRIGDVDGVALETEKWIKILHDLKHEVFVLSGRFTKPIIDADHETIIPNMSFFSPNCEWEQNRAFFFPPDDPDELLTHLHSTSDGLAIRMFKWVMQNKLDMVISENASALPAHLSMGMAIKKLVEATGIKVICHDHDFSWERGDRYKTPFPEVEQIIKETFPLQIEHASHAVINTYGKDFLQDNYNIDSIIVPNVMDFNEPYGRKDKYNKNLLKDIGLNDDDIPLFQITRIVRRKGIETAIRLVEMLDDKKVKLVITGSAADDERKGYFKELVDLINEKKLNEKVIFAYRRILNDRGSRPHDGNVYSLSDAYAHSTACTYFSTYEGFGNAFVEACLAKKPIFVNDYKPVYWPDIGSKGFKAIMLEDSVLTDAKVNEMNNIIHDPKLQKEIGEFNHHLGRLLFSYDVLKEKLEILLRKN from the coding sequence ATGCGAATTGGAATTATAATAGGCAGAATTGGTGATGTAGACGGTGTGGCGCTTGAGACTGAAAAATGGATTAAAATTTTACACGATCTTAAACATGAAGTTTTTGTTTTATCAGGTCGATTTACAAAACCAATAATCGATGCTGATCATGAAACCATTATCCCCAACATGTCTTTCTTTTCTCCGAATTGTGAGTGGGAACAGAACAGGGCTTTTTTCTTTCCGCCGGATGACCCAGATGAATTGTTGACACATTTGCACTCCACTTCGGATGGTTTGGCAATACGCATGTTTAAATGGGTTATGCAAAACAAATTGGATATGGTTATATCTGAAAATGCTTCCGCGCTTCCTGCACATCTTTCCATGGGGATGGCCATAAAAAAACTGGTTGAAGCTACAGGAATAAAAGTAATTTGTCATGATCATGATTTTTCCTGGGAACGTGGCGATCGCTATAAAACACCTTTCCCGGAAGTTGAACAAATCATAAAAGAAACATTTCCCCTGCAGATTGAACATGCTTCACATGCTGTAATAAATACATATGGTAAAGATTTTTTGCAGGACAATTACAATATTGACTCAATTATAGTTCCCAACGTAATGGATTTTAATGAACCTTATGGCCGGAAAGACAAATATAACAAAAACCTGTTAAAAGATATTGGACTCAATGATGATGACATCCCGCTGTTCCAAATAACCCGTATTGTCAGGCGCAAAGGAATTGAAACAGCCATCCGTCTTGTAGAAATGCTTGACGACAAAAAAGTTAAACTGGTAATTACCGGTAGCGCTGCAGACGATGAGCGTAAAGGCTATTTTAAAGAATTGGTTGATCTGATCAATGAAAAGAAACTAAATGAAAAAGTGATTTTTGCATACCGGAGAATTTTAAACGACCGCGGTTCCCGGCCACACGATGGAAATGTCTATTCGCTCTCCGATGCTTATGCACATTCCACGGCTTGCACTTATTTTAGCACCTATGAAGGTTTTGGCAATGCTTTTGTAGAGGCCTGCCTGGCCAAAAAACCTATTTTTGTAAATGACTACAAACCTGTTTACTGGCCGGATATTGGCTCCAAAGGGTTTAAAGCTATTATGCTTGAGGATAGTGTTTTGACCGATGCAAAAGTAAATGAGATGAACAATATTATCCACGATCCCAAGCTGCAGAAGGAAATTGGTGAGTTTAACCACCATCTTGGCCGCCTGCTTTTTTCCTATGACGTTCTGAAAGAGAAATTGGAAATCCTGCTAAGAAAAAATTGA
- a CDS encoding RHS repeat-associated core domain-containing protein produces MHGQDYYPFGESLREYFNGNPIEKYKFTEKERDTETGYDYFGARYYDPDIGRWLSVDPLAGKYPSLSPYNYTANNPIRNYDPDGKAYFDAITGDHISTSEAYNRLKTAIGNFISNELYGTSKITALMFYSEDHNFYDIFVDDFESSGIGGKASNMGIYSGIEGQDILVDTRFRGENRIAFEVGGGGSDSKIGSNENLIFEGPSQELLISIEAKSLKELNRFLKQVGYIRYYDKKKGKYTYKPTEEEKKKREKKERKKDDENRWKKYDVENQ; encoded by the coding sequence GTGCACGGCCAGGATTATTACCCATTTGGCGAGAGTTTAAGGGAATATTTTAACGGTAACCCCATAGAGAAATACAAGTTTACCGAGAAAGAGAGGGACACAGAAACAGGCTATGATTATTTCGGCGCCAGGTACTATGACCCCGATATTGGGCGTTGGTTGAGTGTTGATCCGCTGGCTGGAAAGTATCCTTCATTGAGCCCCTACAATTACACCGCAAATAATCCGATTAGAAATTATGATCCCGATGGAAAGGCATATTTTGATGCTATAACCGGAGATCATATATCTACATCTGAAGCTTATAACAGATTGAAAACAGCTATTGGAAATTTTATATCAAATGAACTATATGGTACGAGTAAAATCACGGCATTAATGTTTTATAGTGAGGATCATAATTTCTACGATATTTTTGTTGATGATTTTGAAAGCTCCGGAATTGGTGGAAAGGCTTCTAATATGGGAATATATTCAGGAATAGAGGGGCAGGATATTCTGGTTGATACACGTTTTAGAGGAGAAAATAGAATAGCGTTTGAAGTAGGTGGCGGAGGAAGTGACTCAAAAATTGGCTCGAATGAAAATTTAATATTTGAAGGCCCCAGTCAAGAGCTATTAATTTCTATTGAAGCGAAATCATTAAAAGAGCTGAATAGATTCTTGAAACAAGTAGGATATATAAGATATTACGATAAAAAAAAGGGAAAATACACTTATAAGCCAACAGAGGAAGAAAAGAAAAAAAGAGAGAAAAAAGAGAGAAAAAAAGATGATGAAAATAGATGGAAAAAATATGATGTAGAAAATCAATAA
- a CDS encoding type II toxin-antitoxin system RelE/ParE family toxin: MGKIIWSPVALEDIKSIHDYIAKDSVDRAALFIERLIESTDRLTEFPHSGRVIPEIDKNECREIIFGIYRIMYDVVPDAVRIASVVHSARDWKPE, translated from the coding sequence ATGGGCAAGATAATCTGGTCCCCTGTTGCCCTTGAAGATATTAAAAGCATCCATGATTACATAGCTAAAGACTCCGTAGACCGTGCAGCCCTTTTTATAGAACGCTTGATCGAGTCAACAGACCGCTTAACAGAGTTTCCACATTCTGGAAGGGTTATCCCTGAAATAGATAAAAATGAATGCCGGGAGATAATTTTCGGTATATACCGTATCATGTACGATGTAGTTCCAGATGCCGTAAGAATAGCATCGGTAGTTCATTCAGCGCGGGACTGGAAACCTGAATAA
- a CDS encoding T9SS type A sorting domain-containing protein has protein sequence MSKKIIFFVLILMAGFTFYLTQKKEQPRISGAYKALKFWTASRAYPEKDISQKAMYEGFAKSKLQLNKSGLSVDDSLAEWKNMGPDNVPGRMISLAVNPVDEKTLYAGSASGGLWRTYDAVNGTGWHRITTGFPVLGVMAIAIDPVDTNNVYIGTGEVYGYNKSIGGLVIRTTRGTYGIGILKSEDGGKTWKKSLDWTTAQQKGVQVLEINPQNPQSIYAGTSEGVYKSVNGGEDWDLVFENLMVEDIVIHTEDTSKVLISCGNLGSPGTGLYRSLDAGATWDKLQNAPDFSGKTLIDAYASNPNTIFASVADSLTGQGLFKTEDFGTTWVQKYNSDVIDVQTYQGFFAHWVAVHPEDSNQVVHAGVQIYKSENGGNSITQISGPHVDHHNYAHDPKNPGTLYIANDGGVYRSTDFGSNYSNIGYGLITSQFYGGFSSSHQDSTLAIGGLQDNNTVITYGSKDWVRVIGGDGSWTAMNALDDNTIYGSWQRGNIQKSTNRGQSFISATNGINTGGAAFIAPYAISETNPDVLYAGRQTIFKTTNAAELWSATDNGSSFDGNSFLSIAISAQNDDFVIAATAPTVTRAHVYRTTNGGTTWEDITSTLPDRYPSDIFIDPNNQDIAYIVFSGFGTGHVFKTEDGGLTWQNKTGSLPDVPTLSVVVDPQNSQHVYVGNDLGVYISKDGGDSWQMFSKGLPEAVIAMDLNISKANRKLRVATHGNGAWQRPLAYKPSVLLVYSFNSVASTILEGATINFGGSVSNFGNAEFTDSVVITIQVFDSNEEEVYIGHETVCCIGPNAKNPFEFEQSFQPTETGNYAIHYITPEKTTVQDIVVIESTLISKSVYEKKHMVYTELSDPTELPQGDDVQAKVNLPFKFKYDGYEYDKVQISSNGWVELGTGSDGSERGLSTAAQIGQIGANQNGSLASTSRPSKVLGPWWEDLNTDTGSKGGRISYKVLGSSPNRVFAIQYKSLRGYWSEETSTRVNFQVRLYEEDGKIEYHYGPVKAGTFAGGDIGAMIGFEDHIGGDYHFYDLIAGGAIPASELNTNLSPLTDWPGPDSMFVIQTHNVSGIEENPEVLPQTLALHQNYPNPFNPETTIDYTLAKDSKVRLIIYDVLGRKIKTLVNTRQRSGFRSAMWNGRNQQGEFVGSGIYFAVLQAGDKSLSRKMMLVK, from the coding sequence ATGTCTAAGAAAATCATATTCTTTGTATTAATATTAATGGCAGGCTTCACGTTTTATTTAACGCAAAAGAAAGAACAACCAAGAATTTCCGGTGCTTATAAAGCCTTAAAATTCTGGACAGCATCCCGTGCATATCCTGAAAAAGACATTTCCCAAAAAGCAATGTACGAGGGCTTTGCAAAATCAAAACTTCAACTAAATAAATCTGGGCTAAGTGTGGATGATTCATTGGCAGAATGGAAGAATATGGGCCCGGATAATGTTCCGGGACGAATGATTAGCCTGGCTGTGAACCCGGTTGACGAAAAGACTCTTTATGCAGGATCTGCCAGTGGTGGACTTTGGCGTACCTACGATGCTGTTAACGGTACTGGCTGGCACAGAATTACAACAGGATTTCCTGTTCTTGGGGTTATGGCAATTGCGATTGATCCGGTAGATACAAATAATGTTTATATCGGTACTGGCGAGGTTTATGGATATAATAAATCAATAGGTGGGTTAGTTATCCGGACCACACGCGGAACATACGGCATTGGGATTTTAAAATCTGAAGATGGTGGAAAAACCTGGAAAAAAAGTCTTGACTGGACTACTGCTCAACAAAAAGGCGTTCAGGTTTTGGAAATAAATCCACAAAATCCGCAAAGCATTTATGCCGGCACATCAGAGGGTGTTTATAAAAGTGTTAATGGCGGAGAAGACTGGGACTTGGTTTTCGAGAACCTGATGGTTGAAGATATTGTTATCCATACAGAGGATACATCAAAAGTGCTTATTTCCTGTGGAAACCTGGGAAGCCCGGGTACCGGTTTATACCGAAGTTTAGATGCCGGTGCTACATGGGACAAACTGCAGAATGCGCCTGATTTTTCTGGTAAGACACTTATTGATGCATATGCATCCAATCCAAATACAATTTTTGCTTCAGTTGCGGATAGTTTAACTGGACAGGGATTATTTAAAACCGAAGATTTTGGTACAACATGGGTTCAGAAATATAATTCGGATGTTATTGATGTTCAAACCTATCAGGGCTTTTTTGCCCATTGGGTAGCGGTTCATCCGGAAGACAGTAACCAAGTTGTTCATGCTGGTGTTCAAATCTATAAGTCAGAAAATGGTGGAAACAGTATAACCCAAATTAGCGGGCCTCACGTTGATCATCACAATTATGCACACGATCCGAAAAATCCGGGTACATTATATATTGCCAATGACGGTGGTGTTTACCGTAGTACGGATTTTGGTTCGAACTATTCCAATATTGGGTACGGACTGATTACATCACAATTTTACGGCGGCTTCTCCAGCTCACACCAAGATTCTACTCTGGCCATTGGCGGACTTCAGGATAACAATACAGTTATTACCTACGGCAGTAAAGATTGGGTTCGGGTTATAGGCGGCGATGGCAGTTGGACTGCGATGAATGCCCTGGATGACAATACTATTTATGGATCCTGGCAAAGAGGAAATATTCAAAAATCTACAAACAGAGGTCAGAGTTTTATCTCAGCAACAAATGGAATTAATACCGGTGGCGCGGCTTTTATAGCACCCTATGCAATTTCAGAAACCAATCCGGATGTATTATATGCCGGCAGACAAACTATTTTTAAAACAACCAATGCAGCTGAATTGTGGAGTGCAACAGATAATGGTTCATCTTTTGATGGCAACTCATTTCTTTCTATAGCTATCTCTGCCCAAAATGATGATTTTGTTATTGCTGCAACAGCACCAACCGTTACAAGAGCACATGTCTATCGAACAACAAACGGCGGCACAACCTGGGAAGACATTACCTCAACTCTACCAGATCGTTATCCATCTGACATATTTATTGATCCAAACAATCAGGATATAGCTTATATAGTTTTTAGTGGTTTTGGTACAGGCCATGTTTTTAAAACGGAAGACGGCGGACTTACCTGGCAAAACAAAACAGGATCCTTACCGGATGTTCCAACTCTCTCAGTGGTTGTAGATCCACAAAACTCTCAGCATGTTTATGTTGGTAACGACTTGGGCGTTTATATTTCTAAAGACGGAGGCGATTCCTGGCAAATGTTTTCCAAAGGATTGCCAGAAGCTGTAATCGCAATGGATTTAAATATTTCTAAAGCGAATCGTAAACTTAGGGTTGCCACTCATGGGAATGGTGCATGGCAAAGACCTTTAGCCTATAAGCCGAGTGTGCTTTTAGTTTACTCGTTTAATTCAGTTGCAAGTACAATTCTTGAAGGAGCAACAATCAATTTTGGTGGCTCTGTTAGTAATTTTGGTAATGCTGAATTTACAGATTCTGTAGTAATTACAATTCAAGTATTTGATAGTAATGAAGAAGAAGTTTATATCGGACATGAAACGGTTTGCTGTATTGGCCCAAATGCTAAAAATCCCTTTGAATTTGAGCAATCTTTTCAACCTACAGAGACCGGAAACTATGCTATCCATTATATAACACCGGAAAAAACGACAGTACAGGATATTGTGGTAATTGAATCCACATTAATTTCAAAATCTGTTTATGAAAAGAAACACATGGTTTACACGGAGTTATCCGATCCGACTGAATTACCACAAGGTGATGATGTGCAGGCAAAAGTTAATCTTCCTTTTAAATTCAAATATGATGGTTATGAATATGATAAGGTGCAAATTAGTTCAAATGGATGGGTAGAACTCGGAACAGGCAGTGATGGCAGTGAAAGAGGATTATCGACAGCCGCTCAAATTGGCCAGATTGGAGCAAATCAAAATGGCTCCCTTGCCTCAACAAGCCGCCCAAGTAAAGTTTTAGGACCTTGGTGGGAAGATTTAAATACAGACACCGGAAGTAAAGGTGGACGAATCAGTTATAAGGTTTTAGGAAGCTCTCCAAATAGAGTTTTTGCAATTCAATATAAAAGCCTGCGGGGTTATTGGAGCGAAGAAACATCAACCCGTGTAAATTTTCAGGTTCGTCTTTATGAAGAAGATGGTAAGATTGAATACCATTATGGTCCAGTTAAAGCGGGTACTTTTGCCGGTGGAGATATTGGCGCAATGATTGGGTTTGAGGATCATATTGGTGGAGATTATCATTTTTATGATTTGATTGCCGGTGGGGCAATTCCTGCTTCGGAACTTAATACCAATCTAAGCCCATTAACAGATTGGCCCGGGCCGGATAGTATGTTTGTAATTCAAACACACAATGTTTCGGGAATTGAAGAAAACCCGGAAGTGCTGCCACAAACACTGGCGCTTCATCAAAATTATCCAAATCCATTTAATCCGGAAACAACCATTGATTATACGCTGGCTAAAGATAGCAAAGTACGCTTAATAATTTATGATGTCCTTGGCCGGAAAATTAAAACTCTGGTTAACACACGTCAACGATCCGGTTTTAGAAGCGCAATGTGGAATGGCCGAAATCAGCAGGGAGAATTTGTAGGCTCGGGGATTTACTTTGCAGTTCTACAGGCGGGAGATAAAAGTCTTTCACGCAAAATGATGCTTGTAAAATAA
- a CDS encoding YigZ family protein translates to MNKSTTLKPDDYLVPKSKHQHEIKVKGSRFLCTVIPCASKKEAEEEYAAIKKKYYDATHNCFAWRINQEEFRYSDDGEPSGTAGKPILQAIDGKELKEVLCIVTRYYGGTKLGTGGLIRAYGDSTVQALTNTPIKIKTHWAEVNIEFDYTFENLIRRTLAEFNGKIEDSDYSEIVKMRLALPQSVCDSFKSKILETTNSQINIS, encoded by the coding sequence ATGAACAAATCTACTACCCTAAAACCTGATGACTATCTTGTGCCTAAATCAAAACATCAGCATGAAATAAAAGTTAAAGGATCTCGTTTTTTATGCACTGTTATTCCATGTGCTTCAAAAAAGGAAGCTGAAGAGGAATACGCTGCAATCAAAAAAAAATATTACGATGCGACCCATAATTGTTTTGCCTGGCGCATAAATCAGGAAGAGTTTCGCTACTCGGATGATGGTGAACCTTCCGGAACTGCCGGAAAACCAATTTTACAGGCAATTGATGGAAAAGAGTTGAAAGAAGTTTTATGTATAGTTACGCGCTATTATGGTGGAACAAAACTTGGAACCGGCGGATTGATACGTGCTTATGGCGATAGTACAGTGCAAGCATTGACAAATACTCCAATTAAAATAAAAACCCATTGGGCAGAAGTTAATATCGAATTTGATTATACATTTGAAAATTTGATACGGCGAACACTTGCAGAATTTAATGGCAAAATTGAAGACTCTGATTATAGTGAGATCGTGAAAATGAGGCTGGCTCTGCCTCAAAGTGTATGTGATTCTTTCAAATCCAAAATATTAGAAACAACAAACTCCCAGATTAATATTTCATGA
- a CDS encoding DUF2384 domain-containing protein produces the protein MYQSEKHDFESISDLIVEYSPSIKSNIAIALEANKGIDAHTFFDIVKLSGYSKDEMAQVFSTSVKTFSRYEKENKKLGPLRSELILKIMALFKKGIEVFGSLDSFKSWLGKPAFGLGNNTPFSLIHTSTGIDLVHDELVRIEFGDLA, from the coding sequence ATGTACCAATCCGAAAAGCACGATTTTGAAAGTATTTCCGATCTAATCGTGGAATACAGCCCAAGTATAAAAAGCAATATCGCCATTGCGCTGGAGGCAAATAAAGGCATAGATGCACATACATTTTTTGATATTGTAAAATTGTCCGGCTACTCCAAAGATGAAATGGCCCAGGTTTTTAGTACATCTGTAAAAACGTTTTCCCGGTACGAGAAAGAAAATAAAAAATTAGGCCCTTTGCGTAGTGAGCTTATCTTAAAAATTATGGCCCTTTTCAAAAAGGGCATTGAGGTTTTTGGCAGCCTTGATAGTTTTAAATCCTGGCTTGGTAAACCTGCTTTTGGTCTTGGTAATAACACTCCGTTTTCGTTAATCCATACCTCAACCGGTATTGACTTGGTTCATGATGAACTGGTTCGCATCGAGTTTGGAGATTTGGCTTAA
- a CDS encoding RES family NAD+ phosphorylase, which produces MIVYRITLEKWSTSLQASGFPARWNSKGNFVIYTSASKALACLENIVHRSGEGLNKLFKVMKIEIPENLPVEKVDESGLPDAWQEFTNLPFTQEIGDAWISQKSSVVLEVPSVIIPGEFNYIINQNHQNFKDIKLLQVDDFIFDSRLNPVK; this is translated from the coding sequence ATGATAGTTTACCGCATCACTCTTGAAAAATGGTCAACAAGTTTACAGGCATCCGGCTTCCCGGCCAGATGGAATTCCAAAGGTAATTTTGTGATTTACACATCAGCGTCTAAAGCATTGGCCTGTTTAGAGAATATTGTCCATAGAAGCGGGGAGGGGTTAAATAAATTATTTAAAGTTATGAAAATTGAAATTCCTGAAAATCTTCCGGTTGAAAAAGTTGATGAATCCGGCTTACCGGATGCATGGCAGGAGTTTACAAATCTTCCTTTTACACAAGAGATTGGCGATGCGTGGATAAGTCAAAAATCTTCAGTCGTTCTTGAAGTACCATCTGTAATTATTCCCGGGGAATTCAATTATATAATAAACCAAAATCATCAAAATTTTAAAGATATTAAACTGTTACAGGTTGATGATTTTATTTTTGATTCGCGATTAAATCCTGTAAAATAA